Part of the Nakamurella alba genome is shown below.
TTGACCGTGCGCACGGTCGCCGGATCGATCCCGGTCGGGTAGGCCGCGATCGAGCCGGTGTTGGACGGCCCGGTCACCGACAGCGTCAGCAGCATCCCCTCCCGCCGGTCGTTCGTGCCCACGGCGGCCCAGGCCTCCACCACGACCACCTGGCCGGACCCGAGCAGCGCCCCGGGCCGGGTGTCGAGGATCCGCCTCGGGCCCACCGGGACGTAGGCGCCGGGTGTGTCGCCGGTCCCGGGCAGGAAGTAGCCGAACCGGTCCACGATCACCTGGACCGGGCGCGACGAGGTGTTCCAGATCCGGATCCGGCCGGCGGGGCAGGAGGGTGTGACGGCCATGTTCGCGACGGTCCGCCCGGCGACGAACTGAACGGTGGCCACCCCCGGCCGTGGCCGGCCGTCGCAGTCGACCACCAGGTTGCCGGCGGCCGCCGGCGCCACGGCCGAGAGGTTCAGCAGCATGGGCGATGTCACCGGTGCCCCGAACCCGCCCCCGCTCGCCGGCACCAGGGCCACCGAGCCTCCGGCGGGGATCGGCGAGCGGCCGGCCGCACGGGTGTCGAGCACCCGGTACTGGACGCTGTTGGCGAACGTGCCCGGCTTGGTCGGTGGCCCGCTGAACCAGTACCCCGTGACATCTGCGAGCAGGTGCAGTCGGCCCTGGGAGTTGTTGCGCAGCACGACCTTCCCGCCAGAACCGAGCGGGAGGATCATCTGGTTGCCCACCGTGCTGCCCGGGGTGAAGTGCAGCAGCGGAGTGTTGCTCACGGCCGCCCCGGCGGCCCAGCCGTTGACCGAACCGGTGGCCGAGGGGCCTATTGCGGTGATGGTCAGGGCCACGGACTTGATCCCGGAGCCGACGACCGGCCCCCGCCCGGTGACCTGGACGGTGACCGTTCCGCCGGCGGGAATCGAGGCACCGGAACGGGTGTCGAGCAGGCGTGCGGGCCGGACGGCGCGGAAGGAGGCCGGGATCGGAGGCTCGGCCGCGACGATGGTGGTGGCGCCGCCGGCGGCCAGCAGCACCACGTCGCGGCCCGCGAGAAGGTGCTCCGCATCGGTCGCGACCGGTGTCCGCCGGAGGTTCCCCGTCGCCGGGTCGCCGGTGCCCAGTTGGTCGTTGGTGTTGCCGCCCCAGCAGTACGGCTTGCGGACGAACAGCACGCAGGTGTGGACCTCGCCGGCATCGATGACCGGGAACTCCGTCGCGGGTCCGGGCCAGTTCTCCTCGAAGGCGTCGTTGTACACCAGAACCGGGACCGTCGAGTCGGCATCGGTGCTGCCGGAGCCGAGCTGCCCGACGTTGTTGCCGCCCCAGCACACCACCCGGTACGACCCGACCGCGCAGGTGTGGGTCTGCCCGCCGGTGACCGCCGTCGCCACCCGGCCGGTCATCGCCCCACCGTCGACCTTCGTGGGCACGTTCTGGAACGACGAGCGGGTGCCGTCGCCGCGTTGGCCGTAGGAACCGTCGCCCCAGCAGTAGACCGCACCTCCGGCGACCGCGCACATGTGCTCGTCACCACCGCCGATCAGCGTCACCGCGCCCGGGAACCCGGCCACCGACACGGGTGTCGCCGACACCGCGATGTTCGACGGCCGGCCGGTCTGGCCGCCGGAGTTGCTGCCCCAGCAGAGCGCCCCTCCGCCGACGATCGCGCAGCTGCGGTACTTCCCGGCGTCGACGGCGGTGGCCCCGGAGGTGATCCCGGTGGACACGGGGACAAGGCTGGTGGCCGAACCGCTGCCGGACAGGCCGTTGCCGAGTTCGCCGTAGAAGTTGTAGCCCCAGCAGTAGACGCCGCCGGATGCGACTGCACAGGTGTGGTACCCACCGGCCGCGATCGCGGTGACCTGCCGCCCGATGAGCGGGCCGCCGACCCGGACGGGCGCGGTCCGCCGGGTGGTGGTCCCGTCACCGACCTGACCGTAGGTGTTGTCGCCCCAGCAGTACGCGGCGCCGCCGCTCACCGCGCAGGTGTGGCTCCCGCCGGCGGACACTGCGGACACCGGGGTACCGCCCGGGACACCGGCGACCGGCACCGGTGCCGCCCGGGTGACCAGCCCGCCGTCGCCGATCTGTCCGCTGCCGCCCAACCCCCAGGCCACGGCGGTGCCCAGCGGGGGCGGGGCGGCCGCTGCGGCCGGCCCGGGCGGAACAGCGGCGGCGGCGGGCACCGCGATCACCCCGGAGACCAGCAACGCGACGGTGGCGAACAGGGCAGGAAGGGCACGGACGGTGCGCACGGGGACCCCCGGGGCGTCGGGGAACGGCGACCCGACCGCCGCTCCTGCGTCCGACAGGAAGCCCGGGAGCCGGGCCTGATAGGTGGTGGTGCCGGTTCCAGCCGATCGGCCCAGCGGTACCACCCGATCACCGCAACGCGGTCAGCGCGGGAGGGTTCAGCGCAGGGAGTCGGCGGTGATCCGTCCGGTGCTGGCCTGCAGGGTCAGGTTCGCCCCGTCCACCCCGACCGTGCCGGAGGTGATGTCGATCGGCAGTGCATCCAGCGGCACGGTGAGCGAAAGATCGTCGGCCAGCGACGCCGGCAGCGGCACGTCGACCCCGGCGGCCGACACCCCGGAGGCGGACAGGGCGAGCGCGCCGTCGGTGATCGAGACACCCAGGTCGGCGGTCACCGGGACCTCGTTACCGGCGACCGACACCGAGCCGGACAGCCGCAGGTCGCCGTTCGCGGTGGACCCGAGCTGCAGGTCCGGCACCTGCAGCGCGTCGCCCAGCGCCGACACCGGCACCGTTGCGGTCAGCGTCGCGCGCTCGGCGGCGAGCCCGTCGGTGCTGCCGGCGAAGGCGTCGGACAGCGGGTAGGTGACGTCGTACAGCTCCACCGTCGCCGCGACCGGCGCCAACGGGCCGAGCACCAGGTCGGTGGTGCTCAGGGTGATCTGCCCGTAGTCGCCCGGGAGCGCCTGCGCGAGGAAGGAGAAGCCGTGGATGTCGACGTCCGGCGCCACCTGGTTCCCGCTGCGGGTGGCGATGGCCTCGCCGGCCTTCGACTCGGCGATCGCCCGGCCGCCGATGTCGGCACCGACCACGAGCAGCAGCAGGACGACGAGGGTGATCAGCAGGGCGCGCACGTCGCCGATTCTGACCGGTGGGACCGCCTGCCGGGGCGGACCTGCGACGGCTGTGACCGGTCCGTCACCCGGCCTTGACCGGAACCAGACGGATCCAGCCGAGCAGCCGGTCGATCAGGTCCGGGCTCGCGCCCGACTCCGCATGTCCCATGCCCGGCTCCAGCCACAGCTCGCCGTGCCCGGCGGCCCGGTGCAGGGCCACACCGTGCGCCGGACCGAAGTAGTGGTCGGCGGTGCCGTGGACCAGCAGCAGTGGCAGGGGTGCGATGCCGGCGACCAGCTCGAGCGGGGTGTCGGGGACGTCCGGCCACGGGTCGGACAGCCGGACCCCCATCACCCGGCCGACGCCCGGACCCAGCGGGTGCTCCAGCAGCCAGTGCACCCGGCGCATGGCGACCGACTCCCGGATGAACCACCGGGACGGGGCCGACACCGACACCACCGCATCCGGCAGATGCGATCCCCGCGCCCCGTGCACCAGCGCCACCGAGCCGCCCATCGAGAAGCCGAGGGTGACGACCCGGCGGTAGCCGGCCTGCCGGGCCGCGGCGACCGCTGCGTCCAGGTCCAGGTACTCGTCCCGGCCGACCGAGGACCGGCCGCCCGACCGGCCGTGACCGCGGAAGTCCACGGCCAGCACGCCGACCCCGCCGCGGTGCAGCCGGCGCAGGATCCGCCGGGTGCCCGGCTTGCCCGTGGAGTGCGTGAAACCGTGCCCGACGACCACCGCCAGCGCCCGGTCCGCGGCCGGCAGGTGCACCCCGGCCAGGGCGACTCCGTCCGTGGTGACCAGCCGCAACGGCTCGGCCGACGGGGGGAGTGCGGCCCGTCCGGACCGGCCGCGGGATGACGCGCTCATGTCATGAGTGTGACCCCTGGACGACCATGACCTGCACAGGTGGTCGGGGGTGTGACGCCGGGTGATCGACCGGCGATGCCGGATTGTCCAGGTCGGGCGGTTAGTATCCCCCCGTACCGGGACCGCTCCGGACGGGTGGAAACCCCGCCGAGGCGATCCCCGACAACCGGTGGGAGGTGTCGCATGGACCTGTTGCTGCTCACCGCCGACCCGCAACCCGCCGGCGTTCTGCCCGCGGTCGATCTGCTGCCGATCAAGGTGCGCGCCGCCGCACCCGAGGCGGCCTCCCTGGTCACCTCCGGCCCGTACGACCTGGTGCTGCTCGACGCCCGGCACGATCTCGCCGCCGCCCGCACGCTCTGCCGGTTGCTCGGCTCGGACGGGCTCGCGGTCTCCATCCTGGCCATCGTCACCGAGGGCGGCATGGTCGCCATCGGCCCCGAGTGGGGGGTCGCCGACGTGGTGCTGGCCAGCGCCGGCCCGGCCGAGGTGCACGCCCGGCTGCGGCTGCTCGCCGCCCGCACCTCCTCCTCGGCCAACTCCGGGATGATCAGCCTCGGTGAGCTGACCATCGAGGAGGACACCTACACCGCCCGGCTGCGCGGCCGGCCACTCGAGCTCACCTACAAGGAGTTCGAGCTGCTCAAGTTCCTCGCGCAGCACCCGGGCCGGGTGTTCACCCGGGAGCAGCTGGTCACCGAGGTCTGGGGCTACGACTTCTTCGGCGGCACCCGCACCGTCGACGTGCACGTGCGGCGGCTGCGCGCCAAGCTCGGCCCCGAGCACGAGGCGCTCATCGGCACCGTCCGCAACGTCGGCTACAAGATGGTCCCGCCGTCCCGGGCCGGCTCGGCCGCGGGCGGCGCCGGGGCGTGAACGCGCCTGACGACTGGTCCGACGGGCTGTCGGACCACGCCGCGACCCAGGTCCGTGCGCTGGTGGCCGACGCGGCTGCGGTCGACGGGGTCGCGGCCCTCGGCGGGCATGTGCTGGAGGCGCTGCCGCACGGCCGCTTCCTGACGATCACCGCCGGCGGCGGACTCTCCGCGGTCGCGGTGGTGCAGCCCGGCGACCCCGCGGAACTGGTGGTCGCACCGGAGCGCCGGGGCCAGGGCCTCGGACGGCGGCTGGCCGCGGCGGCGATCGCGGAGGCCGGTGGGGTGTGGGCGCACGGTGACCTGCCCGCGGCGCAGGCGGTGGCCACCGCACTCGGTCTGGTCCGCACCCGCGAACTGCTGCAGATGCGGCGGCCGCTCGCCGGGTCGACAGCGCTGCCGCTGACCCTGCCCGAGGGCATCACCCTGCGGACCTTCGAGCCGGGCCGGGACGAGGACGCCTTCCTCGCCGTCAACGGTCGCGCCTTCGCCTGGCACCCGGAGCAGGGCCGGCTGGACCGCGCCGGGCTGGCCGGCGAGATGGCCCAGGACTGGTTCGACCCGGCCGGCTTCTTCCTCGCCGAGAAGGCCGGGACCGTCGTCGGTTTCCACTGGACCAAGGTGCATCCGGCGGAGGCCGGCACGCCGGCGGCCGGCGAGGTGTACGTCATCGGCGTGGACCCGGAGTCCGGTGTGCGCGGCCTGGGGCGCCCGTTGACCCTGGCCGGCCTGCGGCACCTCGAGGGCCATGGCCTGCAGGACGTGTTGCTCTACGTCGAGGGCGACAACGTCCCGGCCCGGAAGCTCTACGACGCACTGGATTTCACCGTCTCCCGCAGCGACGTGGTGTACCGGCCGATCACCCAGGACTGACGAAGGCGCGGAACCGGGTGGTCCGGCGCAGCCGGAACCCGATCGAGGTGTACAGCCGGATCGCAGTGGTGTTGGCCGCCGAGGTGTGCAGGAAGGCACGCTCGCCGCGCCCGGCGATGCCGAAGGCCACGGCACGGACCAGTCGGGTGGCCAGGCCCTGCCCACGCACCTCGGGAGCCGTGCACACGGCGCTGATCTCGGTCCAGCCCGGCGGGTGCAGTCGTTCCCCGGCCATCGCCACCAGCACCCCGTCGCGACGAATGCCGAGATAGGTCCCCAGCTCGACGGTGCGGACCCGGAACGGGCCCGGCTGCGTGCGGGCGACCAGGTCCAGCATCTCCGGGACGTCGGCAGCGCCCAACCGCACCGCCTCGGCGTCCGGCTCCGTGACCAGCTCGACGTCGACCAACTGCACACCCGGGACCGCGAACGTCTCCCGCCATCCGGCCGGTGCCGTGAACTCGCCGGACACCGACACCTCCGCACCCGGGCCGACCAGCCGGCGCAGATCGGCCCAGTGCGCCGGGTCCGAGATGTCCTGCACCGCAGCGAATCCGGCGACGTCCGGGTGGTACCGCGCGGCGTGGCCGAGCCGCTGGGCGAAGGCCGCGTGCGGTCCGGTGAGGGCGGCCCAGGCCGGGTTGTCCAGGACCGGGGCGCCCAGGGTCGGATCCGCCAGGACGGTGGGGTCTGCCGCGGACATGGGAGATCCTTCTGTGACGGTCGGCGAGAGGGGCGATGAAGGACGGTCTCTCGTAGGTCCTCGGACCGTACACCTCGCTCTCCGGCGACCTGTCCGGTGAATCGGTTCACCGGACCGTCGGTGGGTCCGGTCCCGAGAAGTGCTGATCTGCAGCGGTTCCGGTGACTTGACCCGGACCCGGATGCGGGTTAGGTTCAGCGCAGGTCATGAGTTCCAGCACCAAGCTCCGGCTCGCTGGACGGCAACCCTCCACCACGGTGGGGTGCTCCGGATGAGGACCTGGCCGGCCCGTTCGGGCCCGGCAAGCGTGGATGCGCCGTGCGGCGTTTCCCCTGGTGGTGAGGACGGCGACGTGAACGGGACCAGCCGCGGACGGATCGGCCTGCTGCCGGCCGTGCCCGCCGTGCTGCGCCGGCACATCGACCTGCACCGCACCTGCAGCGCACTCTGTCGCTGATCCACCCCGCACCTTCGGCGTGAATCCGCGCCGGTGAATGCCTCGTCCGTCGCCGACATCCCCTGTCCCGTCGACCGTTCCGGCCTGCCCGACGGCCGACGACTGCCCGAACCCCTTCCTCGGAGTGTGCCCTGTGAGTGCCCCGACCCATCCATCGCCGCCCGGTGCCGCCGTGACACCGGCCGACCCCGGACTGACATCCCTTGCCCGGCAACGGGTGATCCCGCTGCGGCACCCGATCCGCTGGATCGTCACGGCCGCAGTTGTCGTGGTGTTCGCGCAGGTCGTGCACGGCCTGGTCACCAACCCGTTCTACTCCTGGGACCGGTTCGGCTACTGGTTCCTGCGTCCGGTGATCCTCGATGGACTGCTGCGCACCCTCGAGATCACCTTCTATTCCGCCGTTCTGAGTCTGCTGCTCGGCATCCTGCTGGCCCTCGCGCGGCTGTCGGAGATCCCGTTGCTGCGCGCGCTGAGCTGGGCGTACGTCTGGTTCTTCCGGTCGGTGCCGCTGATGGTGGTGCTGCTGTTCGTCTACAACTTCAGCGCGCTGTACACCCACCTCGGTATCGGCGTGCCCTTCGGCCCGGTGTTCGCCTCGATCGGGATCAACGATCTGCTGCCGGTCACGGTCATGGCGGTGATCGCGCTCAGCCTGAACGAGTCCGCCTTCGCCGCCGAGGTGGTGCGGTCGGGCATCCTCTCCGTCGACCAGGGCCAGAGCGAAGCCGCTGCGGCACTGGGCATCCCGAGGTCACGGCAGTTCCGCCGGATCGTGCTGCCGCAGGCGCTGCGCTCCATCGTGCCGTCGTACGTGAACCTGCTGATCGGGTTGATCAAGGGGACGTCGCTGATCTTCTACGTCTCCGTGCTCGACCTCTTCGGGCAGGTGCAGTCGATGAGCAGCACCTACCCGACCGACATCATCCCGCTGCTGCTGGTGGCCAGCGTCTGGTACCTGATTCTCACCAGCGCGGTCTCGGTCGTGCAGTTCCACGTGGAGCGCCACTACAGCAAGGGTGCGCTCCGCACCCTGCCGCCGACCCCGCTGCAGAAGCTGCGATCGGCGCTGCGCCGCACTCTCGGAGGCCAGGCATGAGCGCCACCCCGGAGGCGCCGGCCGTCGAGATCATCGGCGCACACAAGGCATTCGGCACGCACCAGGTACTGCGCGGCATCGACCTGCAGATCCGCCGCGGGACCGTCACCGTGGTGATCGGACCGTCCGGCTCCGGCAAGTCCACGCTGCTGCGCACCGTCAACCACCTGGAGCGGCCGGACAGCGGTGTGGTGCTGGTCGACGGCGAGCCCATCGGTGTGCGCCGGCACGGCGACCGGCTGAAGGAACTGCCGGAGCGGGCGATCCTGCGGCAACGGGCCCGGATCGGGTTCGTGTTCCAGCACTTCAACCTCTTCCCGCACCTGACGGTACTGGAGAACGTCGTCGAGGCGCCGATCGCGCTGCGGCGCACCACCCCCACGCAGGCACGTGCACTCGCCCGCACCCTGCTGGAACGGGTCGGTCTGGCGGAGAAGGCCGATGCCTACCCGCGTCAACTGTCCGGCGGCCAGCAGCAACGGGTGGCAATCGCCCGGGCGCTGGCGCTGGAGCCGTCGGTCCTCCTGTTCGACGAGCCCACCTCAGCGCTCGATCCCGAACTGGTGGGCGAGGTGCTCGCCGTCATCAAGGATCTCGCCGCCACCGGTACCACCCTGGTCGTCGTCACCCACGAGATCGGCTTCGCCCGTGAGGTCGCCGACCGGGTGATCTTCATGGACGAGGGGGCGGTGGTCGAGGACGGCACCCCCGCGGCCGTCCTGGACCACCCCTCCCACCCCCGGACCAGGGACTTCCTGTCCCGCGTCCTGTAGTCCCGCACGTCACATCCATTCCGCAGCACCCACCCAGAGGCCCGGCACGACGCCGGCCCGGACACGAGGAGCACCAGCATGTCCCGCGCAGTACCACGCACCATCCGGAGATCCCTCGCCCTCGGACTCGGTACCCTGCTGCTCGCCGGGACCGCGGCGTGCGGCTCGACCGCGGCGGCCGACCCGGCGGCAGGTTCCGCCACCGCGACCGCCGCGCCCGGCAGCACGGCGGTGGTGGTCGGCGCAGTGTCCAACGGCGCGGCCACCGAGACCAGCATCGACGTCCCGACCGTCGCCGGGATCCGTGACCAGCTGCCGGCCGCGGTCAAGGAGCGCGGCACCCTGGTGATCGGGCTCGGTGCGCTGCCGGCCGGCTTCCCACCGCTGGCCTACGTCGGCGACGATCAGCAGACCCTGACCGGCGCCGAACCCGACCTGGGCCGACTGGTGGCCGCAGTGCTCGGGCTGACCCCGGACATCAGGAACTCGACGTGGGAGAACCTGTTCGTCGGGATCGACAGCGGGCGCACCGATATCGGCTTCTCCAACATCACCGACACCGAGGAACGCAAGGAGAAGTACGACTTCGCCTCCTACCGGAAGGACAACCTGGCGTTCCTCACCCTGGCGTCCAACGCCTGGGAGTTCGGCGACGACCCGGCCAACCTGGCCGGGCAGCGGGTCGCTGTGGGTCAGGGCACCAACCAGGAGCGGATCCTGCTGGCCTGGCAGAAGAAGCTCCAGGGAGAAGGGAAGAATTTCGATGTCGTCTACTTCCCGGACCTGAACTCGACGCTGCTGGCGCTGAAGGCCGGCAACCTGGACCTGTACTTCGGGCCCAACCCGGCCTCGGCCTACCAGGTGCGGCTCGCGGAGTCGACGGCCACGCAGTACAAGCTCGCCGGGCAGTACTCCGGCGCCGGCGAGACCCTGCAGGGCCTGATCGCCGCGACCAGCAAGAAGGGATCCGGGCTGAACGAGCCGGTGGCCGCCGCGATCAACTACCTGATCGAGAACGGCCAGTACGAGAAGTGGCTGGCCGCCTACAACCTCGCCGGCGAAGCGGTGCCGTCCTCGGAGATCAACCCGCCGGGGTTGCCGAAGAGCGACACCTGATGCGGACCTGCCGGGCGGGGCGCACAGCCCCGCCCGGCAGGATGACCAGGAGCAGGCACACCAGCAGGACCAGAGGGAGCAGTGATGACGGAGCAGCGTTCGGTGGTGGTGATCGGTGGCGGCCTGGCCGGGGCCTCGTCGGCCTGGCGGCTGGCTGCCCGCGGGCACCGGGTGACCCTGGTCGAGCAGTTCGAACCCGGGCACGACCGGGGCGCCTCGCACGGGACCTCCCGGATCTTCCGGCACGCCTACGAGGACCGGCGCTACGTCGACCTCGCGGCCCGGGCCGGGCGTGGCTGGGCGCGGTTGGAACGGCTCACCGGACGGCACGTGTACGACCGCACCGGGGCCGTGGACCACGGTGACCCGGTCACCGTGCAGCGACTGGCCGGTGTGCTCGGTGCGGCGGGCCTGGAGTTCGAGATCCTGTCGCCGGGGGCGGCGCAGCGCCGGTGGCCGGGGCTGCGGTTCGACACCGTGGCGGTGCACCACCCGTCCGCCGGGCGGCTGCTGGCCGACGAGGCCATCGCCGGGCTGTGGCAGGCGGCCGGACAGGCGGGCGCGGTACTGCGCACCGGCACGAAGGTGCAGGCGGTCCGCACCCCGCGCGGCCGGGCGGAGGTGGTACTGGGTGACGAGGTGCTGATCGCGGACCAGGTGGTGATCGCCGCCGGCGCCTGGACCCCGGCACTGGCCGATGGCCTGCTGGACCTGCCGCGGGTGCGGACCACCCAGGAGCAGCCGCTGCACTTCCCGACGGAGCTGCCGCTCGACGTCTGGCCGTCGTTCATCCATCACTCCGGCGCGGGTCTCGACATCCCCGGTGGCATCTACGGTCTCGCCTCCGCCGAGGGCGTCAAGGCCGGCGAGCACGGCACCGGGCCGGAGGTCGACCCCGACCACCGCCCGGACACCCGGCCGGCCGGCGTCGAGCGGGTGCAGGCCTACGCCCGGGAGTGGCTGCCGGGCGTCGATGCCGAGCGGCCGTCCGCGGTCAGCTGCCTGTACACGACGACCCCGGACCACCACTTCCTGATCGACCGGGTCGGCCCGGTCACGGTCGCGGCCGGGTTCTCCGGTCACGGGTTCAAGTTCGGCCCGGCCATCGGCGACCTGGTGGTGGACCTGGTCGAGGACCGGCGTGCGGTCACCGGCCTGTTCGCCCTGGACCGTCGGCGCACCGCGGCGGCGGGATGAGCCGGCCCGACTGGCACGATCGCATCAGCGGCACAACAACCAGCAGCGCCCGGAGGGGCGGAACGGCGGAGGTGGAGTGATGGCGTCCCTGGTCACGGTGGTCGGCAACCCGAAGGCGGGCTCGCGGACCCTGGCGGTGGCCTCCGGCCTGGCCGACGGCATCGCCGCCAGTTTCGGGGAGATCGACCGGCACACCTACGATCTCGCCGAGCTCGGACCGGGACTGCTGGCCCCGTGGACCCTCTCGCCGGAGGCAAAGGACGCGGTTGCGCAGGTCCGTGAGGCGACGGTCCTGGTGCTGGCCACCCCGACCTACAAGGGATCTTTCACCGGCCTGCTCAAACTGCTGCTGGACACCCTGCCGGCGGGGTCGCTGGACCACACGGTGACGGTGCCGGTGGTGCTGTCCGCCGGCCCGGCCCATCGCCACCTGGCGGACCTGCAGCTGGCGGCGGTGCTGAGCGAACTCGGCGCGGTGCGGCCGGTGCCGTCACTGCTGGTGCAGGAGTCCGAGATCGACGCCGTCGACGCCACCGTCGCCGAGTGGGTGGGGCAGCACGCCGCCGTCCTGCAGGCCACGGTCGCCGCACTCGCGCAGCCCTGACCGCCGGCTCAGCCGACCCGGCGCAGTGCTGCCGCCACCCCGGCCGGTCCGCCCGGGTCTCGGCGCTGCCGCCACAACTCCGGCAGCAGATCCCGGCTGCGCCGCACCACCCACGGCACCCCACGGACGGTGAGCCACCACAGCGGGTAGCCCGGCGGCGGGGGAGCGGGCGGTCGGCTGACCGTGCCGGCCACGGCGAACCCGTGCCGGCGAAGGAGTTCCAGGGCCCGCACCGCCAGCAGCCGCTGGCCCAGCGAGGACAGGTGGATCCGGTCGACGTGCAGGGCGGCGCGGCCAC
Proteins encoded:
- a CDS encoding transporter substrate-binding domain-containing protein encodes the protein MSRAVPRTIRRSLALGLGTLLLAGTAACGSTAAADPAAGSATATAAPGSTAVVVGAVSNGAATETSIDVPTVAGIRDQLPAAVKERGTLVIGLGALPAGFPPLAYVGDDQQTLTGAEPDLGRLVAAVLGLTPDIRNSTWENLFVGIDSGRTDIGFSNITDTEERKEKYDFASYRKDNLAFLTLASNAWEFGDDPANLAGQRVAVGQGTNQERILLAWQKKLQGEGKNFDVVYFPDLNSTLLALKAGNLDLYFGPNPASAYQVRLAESTATQYKLAGQYSGAGETLQGLIAATSKKGSGLNEPVAAAINYLIENGQYEKWLAAYNLAGEAVPSSEINPPGLPKSDT
- a CDS encoding LmeA family phospholipid-binding protein; the protein is MRALLITLVVLLLLVVGADIGGRAIAESKAGEAIATRSGNQVAPDVDIHGFSFLAQALPGDYGQITLSTTDLVLGPLAPVAATVELYDVTYPLSDAFAGSTDGLAAERATLTATVPVSALGDALQVPDLQLGSTANGDLRLSGSVSVAGNEVPVTADLGVSITDGALALSASGVSAAGVDVPLPASLADDLSLTVPLDALPIDITSGTVGVDGANLTLQASTGRITADSLR
- the mshD gene encoding mycothiol synthase; protein product: MNAPDDWSDGLSDHAATQVRALVADAAAVDGVAALGGHVLEALPHGRFLTITAGGGLSAVAVVQPGDPAELVVAPERRGQGLGRRLAAAAIAEAGGVWAHGDLPAAQAVATALGLVRTRELLQMRRPLAGSTALPLTLPEGITLRTFEPGRDEDAFLAVNGRAFAWHPEQGRLDRAGLAGEMAQDWFDPAGFFLAEKAGTVVGFHWTKVHPAEAGTPAAGEVYVIGVDPESGVRGLGRPLTLAGLRHLEGHGLQDVLLYVEGDNVPARKLYDALDFTVSRSDVVYRPITQD
- a CDS encoding amino acid ABC transporter permease, with the translated sequence MTPADPGLTSLARQRVIPLRHPIRWIVTAAVVVVFAQVVHGLVTNPFYSWDRFGYWFLRPVILDGLLRTLEITFYSAVLSLLLGILLALARLSEIPLLRALSWAYVWFFRSVPLMVVLLFVYNFSALYTHLGIGVPFGPVFASIGINDLLPVTVMAVIALSLNESAFAAEVVRSGILSVDQGQSEAAAALGIPRSRQFRRIVLPQALRSIVPSYVNLLIGLIKGTSLIFYVSVLDLFGQVQSMSSTYPTDIIPLLLVASVWYLILTSAVSVVQFHVERHYSKGALRTLPPTPLQKLRSALRRTLGGQA
- a CDS encoding GNAT family N-acetyltransferase; this translates as MSAADPTVLADPTLGAPVLDNPAWAALTGPHAAFAQRLGHAARYHPDVAGFAAVQDISDPAHWADLRRLVGPGAEVSVSGEFTAPAGWRETFAVPGVQLVDVELVTEPDAEAVRLGAADVPEMLDLVARTQPGPFRVRTVELGTYLGIRRDGVLVAMAGERLHPPGWTEISAVCTAPEVRGQGLATRLVRAVAFGIAGRGERAFLHTSAANTTAIRLYTSIGFRLRRTTRFRAFVSPG
- a CDS encoding alpha/beta hydrolase, with the translated sequence MSASSRGRSGRAALPPSAEPLRLVTTDGVALAGVHLPAADRALAVVVGHGFTHSTGKPGTRRILRRLHRGGVGVLAVDFRGHGRSGGRSSVGRDEYLDLDAAVAAARQAGYRRVVTLGFSMGGSVALVHGARGSHLPDAVVSVSAPSRWFIRESVAMRRVHWLLEHPLGPGVGRVMGVRLSDPWPDVPDTPLELVAGIAPLPLLLVHGTADHYFGPAHGVALHRAAGHGELWLEPGMGHAESGASPDLIDRLLGWIRLVPVKAG
- a CDS encoding RCC1 domain-containing protein, with translation MRTVRALPALFATVALLVSGVIAVPAAAAVPPGPAAAAAPPPLGTAVAWGLGGSGQIGDGGLVTRAAPVPVAGVPGGTPVSAVSAGGSHTCAVSGGAAYCWGDNTYGQVGDGTTTRRTAPVRVGGPLIGRQVTAIAAGGYHTCAVASGGVYCWGYNFYGELGNGLSGSGSATSLVPVSTGITSGATAVDAGKYRSCAIVGGGALCWGSNSGGQTGRPSNIAVSATPVSVAGFPGAVTLIGGGDEHMCAVAGGAVYCWGDGSYGQRGDGTRSSFQNVPTKVDGGAMTGRVATAVTGGQTHTCAVGSYRVVCWGGNNVGQLGSGSTDADSTVPVLVYNDAFEENWPGPATEFPVIDAGEVHTCVLFVRKPYCWGGNTNDQLGTGDPATGNLRRTPVATDAEHLLAGRDVVLLAAGGATTIVAAEPPIPASFRAVRPARLLDTRSGASIPAGGTVTVQVTGRGPVVGSGIKSVALTITAIGPSATGSVNGWAAGAAVSNTPLLHFTPGSTVGNQMILPLGSGGKVVLRNNSQGRLHLLADVTGYWFSGPPTKPGTFANSVQYRVLDTRAAGRSPIPAGGSVALVPASGGGFGAPVTSPMLLNLSAVAPAAAGNLVVDCDGRPRPGVATVQFVAGRTVANMAVTPSCPAGRIRIWNTSSRPVQVIVDRFGYFLPGTGDTPGAYVPVGPRRILDTRPGALLGSGQVVVVEAWAAVGTNDRREGMLLTLSVTGPSNTGSIAAYPTGIDPATVRTVNFPIGRGVSGAVAVGDWRFGAVDVRNDSPGPIDLIVDLSGWFRANR
- a CDS encoding FAD-dependent oxidoreductase → MTEQRSVVVIGGGLAGASSAWRLAARGHRVTLVEQFEPGHDRGASHGTSRIFRHAYEDRRYVDLAARAGRGWARLERLTGRHVYDRTGAVDHGDPVTVQRLAGVLGAAGLEFEILSPGAAQRRWPGLRFDTVAVHHPSAGRLLADEAIAGLWQAAGQAGAVLRTGTKVQAVRTPRGRAEVVLGDEVLIADQVVIAAGAWTPALADGLLDLPRVRTTQEQPLHFPTELPLDVWPSFIHHSGAGLDIPGGIYGLASAEGVKAGEHGTGPEVDPDHRPDTRPAGVERVQAYAREWLPGVDAERPSAVSCLYTTTPDHHFLIDRVGPVTVAAGFSGHGFKFGPAIGDLVVDLVEDRRAVTGLFALDRRRTAAAG
- a CDS encoding winged helix-turn-helix transcriptional regulator — translated: MDLLLLTADPQPAGVLPAVDLLPIKVRAAAPEAASLVTSGPYDLVLLDARHDLAAARTLCRLLGSDGLAVSILAIVTEGGMVAIGPEWGVADVVLASAGPAEVHARLRLLAARTSSSANSGMISLGELTIEEDTYTARLRGRPLELTYKEFELLKFLAQHPGRVFTREQLVTEVWGYDFFGGTRTVDVHVRRLRAKLGPEHEALIGTVRNVGYKMVPPSRAGSAAGGAGA
- a CDS encoding amino acid ABC transporter ATP-binding protein, with the protein product MSATPEAPAVEIIGAHKAFGTHQVLRGIDLQIRRGTVTVVIGPSGSGKSTLLRTVNHLERPDSGVVLVDGEPIGVRRHGDRLKELPERAILRQRARIGFVFQHFNLFPHLTVLENVVEAPIALRRTTPTQARALARTLLERVGLAEKADAYPRQLSGGQQQRVAIARALALEPSVLLFDEPTSALDPELVGEVLAVIKDLAATGTTLVVVTHEIGFAREVADRVIFMDEGAVVEDGTPAAVLDHPSHPRTRDFLSRVL